CGCAAACAGCCACATGGGCAGCGGAATACCAAACCACTGGGCGCGATTAAGCCACAAGACCCACTCCGGGTAACTGGCGATGGCGCTCCCGCCGGTGACCAGAATATTGACGCCCCTGAGCAGGGTCATCATCCCCAGGGTGGCGAGAATGGGTGACACGCGGATCCCGGCTATCAGCACCCCGTTACACAGGCCGATAATCACCGCCGCCCCGCCACCGGCCAGTAGGGTCGCTACGGCGGTGCCCACCCCGGGCGGGTAGCTGGTCGCCACCCAGGCCATCACCAGCGAGCAGGCATTGGCCGTGGCGATAATCGACAGGTTAATGCCGCCACACAGCATGGACATCGCCATGGCAAGGGCGAGGATGCCAAGCACCGGCATCTGGGAGGCGATAGACTGAAAATTACTGGCCGACCAGAAAATCTGCGGCATCAGAATGCTGAACGCCACCACCACAAGCACCAGAAGTCCTATCAGGTAAAACTCAACGTTATTGCGCCATGCGTGTTTCATAATAAGCTCCGGTTCTGATGCTGGCTCCAGGCCGTGGCGCTGATACTGGTGACGATAACCACCCCGGTTATCAGGGTCTGCCAGTATGACGAGACCCCCAGCAGGTTCAGGCCATTTTGCAGCACCGCCAGCAGTATCACCCCCAGCAGCGTGCCGGTCAGCGTGCCGCGCCCGCCCACCAGGCTTGTGCCCCCCAGCACCACCGCTGCCAGCACGGTCAGCTCATAGCCTAAGAGTGAATCAGGTGCTACGGTCATCACCGTCCAGGACTGCACCACCCCCGCCGCCCCGGACATAAGCCCCATATAGCCATACACAAACAGCTGTAATTTCAGCACGCTAAAGCCAATACGGCTGGCAGATTCCCGGCTGCCCCCCAGGGCGTAGATCTGGCGCCCGATGGTGGTGGCGTTCATCAGCCACCCGGTAAGGCACACTACCGCCAGCATGGTGAGCAGCGGCAGCCCCAGCCCGTAGTCATAGCCTTCGGCGTCGGTATAGGTGAACAGCATCAGCCCGTGCTCAAACCAGGGCGGGAAGTCATACAGCCAGACCCCTTTACTGAACCACAGCAGCAGCCCGTAAAAAATATTCAGCGTAGAGATGGTGATAATGATGGCCGGCACCCGCAGGCGGTTAACCAGCAGGGCGTTAACCAGCCCCAGCAGCACGCCTATTCCCCCGGCCAGCAGGAAGGCCAGCGCAAAATTGCCGCCGATTTTTTGCAGCACCAGCACCATGCCGTACTGGGCAATAATCGTGGTCGCCGGGAAGGAGATATCAATACCGCCGGAAATCAGTACCACAAACAGGCCGCAGGCCAGAATGGTCAGCATGGCGTAGTTATTGGCCAGATCGTACAGGTTTCCAAAAGTGAGAAAGTCGCTGGTTTTCCAGGATAAAAACCCCACGATAATCACGATAAGCAGCGCCAGCCACAGCTCCTGGCGTTTCTTTAATTCAGCCACTGACCACCTCCGCAATCTGCTCCCGGGTGCTGGTGTCCGGCAGGAAGCTGTGCGTTATGCGCCCCTGCTGCATGACCAGAATGCGGTGGCTCTGATACCAGGCCTCGTCGATTTCATCGCAAATCATCAGCACCGCGATCCCGTGGCTCGCCAGCTCGCTGATGATGTGGTAAATCCCGGCTTTATTGGCGATATCCACCCCGACGGTCGGGCTGTCGAGGATCAGCAACTTCGGGGTGATAGCCAGCCAGCGGGCTATCGACACCCGCTGGGCATTCCCGCCGGAGAGGGTGTTTACCGGCAGCTGCACATCACCGGTTTTAATGCTCAGCGCCGTGACCAGGCGCGCCACCAGCTCGCCGCTTCGGGCGCGGCTTATCAGCCCGCCGGGGCCGGTCACCTTGCCAAATACCGTGCTGATAATGTTATTTTCAATGGACTGGGTCATGATCAGCCCGCGCGACATACGGTCTTCAGAGACATAGCCCACCCCGTGGCGGATGGCGTCCCGGTTACTGCGCAACGCAACCGGCTGACCATTGATCAGGATCTCGCCGCTGTCTGGCCGGGTCATACCAAACAGGCTCAGGCACAATTCGGTGCGCCCGGCCCCCAGCAGCCCGACAATCGACACCACCTCCCCGGCCTCGACCCGTAACGATACCTCCTGGTACTCCCCCGCCCGGCTCAGCTTGCGCACCTCCAGCACCGGGGTGCTCTGGCGGCTTTGCCACAGCTCGCGGACCTGGTAATCAAATTCCCGGCCCGTCATCAGAAATCCCAGCCGCCGGGTGGTTATCTCCGCCGCCGGCCAGGTGCCCACCAGCTGGCCGTCTTTCAGCACCGAGATGCGATCGGATACGGCCATTACCTCCTCCAGACGGTGGCTGACAAACACCACGCAGATACCCTTTTCGCGCAGCTGGCGCACAATATGCAGCAGCCCTTCCACCTCCTGATGGGTAAGTGATGCGGTGGGCTCATCCATAATAATCAGCCGGGCATCCTGGGCCAGCGCCCGGCAGATAGCCACCAGCTGGCAGCGGGCTATCGATAACTCCCCGACGCGCGCCTCCAGCGGCAGGCTGACATGAATACTCGCCATGGCCCGCTCTGCCACCTGGCGCAGCCGCTTTTTATTCACCAGCAGACCGTGGTGATAGTGGTTAATGGCGATATTCTCCCAGACGCTGAGATTGGCAAATAAAGAGAGATCCTGATAGATAACCTGGATCCCCGACGCCACAGACTGCGCGGGCGACAGGCGGCTATACTGCCTGCCCCCCAGGCGGATCTCCGCCCCCTCGTCGGGGCGGTACACCCCGGAAATGATTTTGATCAGGGTCGATTTCCCGCAGCCGTTCTGGCCGGCCAGGCAATGGACCTCGCCGGGCATAAAGGCCAGCGCGATATCGTCCAGCGCGCGGGTGGCGTGAAAGGTTTTACTGATGTGGTTAAGGGAAAGGAACGGTTCCATAGTATCCCCCTGGTGGCAGGACCGGGGCGGCTCCCGCCCCGGAACAGAATTAATACAGCGAGTCGATATTCTCTTTATTGACCAGTAACACTTTGTGGAAGCGGATAATCCGTTTGTCGGTGTCCACCTCCGCCGCGCCGAGGTTTTTCAGCTCAAACCCGGGTTTAATCTCCTGACCATTAAGCAGGGTGCTGGCAACCGCCGCCAGCGCATAGCCTGCGGTGGCCGGGTCATAGGTGATGCCTTCGGTAATGTCGCCGCTCTTAATTAATGATGCCGCCTGGGAGGGGATCATCATGCCGTACACCGCCACTTTCTTTTTGGCGCGTTTTTCTTTTATTGCGCGGCCTGCGCCAATCGGGCCATTAGAGCCGAAAGAGACGACCGCTTTTAAATCCGGGTAAGTTTTCATTAAATCCAGCGTGGTGCGCCGGGCATCATCCACACTTTCTGCCACCGGCATCCGCCGGGTGACTTCATGCATATCCGGGTAGTGTTCTTTCTGGTATTTCACCAGCAGATCGGCCCATAAATTATGCTGGGGAACGGTCAGGCTCCCCACATAAATCACATAGCCGCCTTTGCCGCCCATGCGCTTCGCCATATGCTCGACATATTCTGCGGCAAATTTCTGGTTATCAATAATTTCAATATCCCAGTTGGCGCTGGGCTGCCCGGGCGATTCATTGGTTAATACCACAATGCCCGCGTCGCGGGCTTTTTTAAACACCGGCTCCAGGACGTTAGCATCATTGGGGACAATGGTGATGGCATTGACTTTGCGGGCAATTAAATCCTCAATAATTTTCACTTGCTGGGGGGCATCGGTACTGGAGGGGCCAACCTGAGAGGCATTGATATTAAACTCTTTTCCTGCCTGTACAACCCCTTCACCCATCCGGTTAAACCATGGCATGCCGTCTACTTTGGAGATATTCACCAGGGTTTTCTGCTGCGCACAGAGCGGGGCGCTAATTAAGGCGCTGCCTAATAATAAAGAAGAGACAACATTTACCATCCAGCGTTTATTCATGATTTATAGCCTCACAGGTAGTCAGGATAAAAGACAAGAACGGGCGTAGAATATGTGCTTATAAATTATTCTTTATGGGCAGAGCCTAGTGTTCAGCGTAGCAAGATAAAAGCCAGAGCGCGGCTATAGATATGGATAAACGGACTGAAATTCTGGATTGTGATGCTATTCACAGTGGGGGGGGTATTAGCGCCCGGATATCACCATCCAATACGCCAGAAATAATATATCGCCGGTCAGTTTCATTTATCCCGCTTATCTCCGGCCATTGCCCGGTATTTTTCAGACAGTCGGTGAAATACCTCATCTGCCTCTTTACCCGGCCCGCTCTCCATTCCGGCCACCACATCCCGGCGCATAGCATCCAGCTTTAACTGTTGCTCCTTTTCTTCCAGCGCCCGCAGCCCTGCCCGAATCACCTCGCTGGCGTTGTTATAACGTCCGCTGGCAATCTGTTCCCGAATAAACACTTCAAAATAAGGACTTAGAGAAACACTGGTCGTCATTACCCGCTCCCGATGAGTTA
This Shimwellia blattae DSM 4481 = NBRC 105725 DNA region includes the following protein-coding sequences:
- a CDS encoding ABC transporter permease, with amino-acid sequence MKHAWRNNVEFYLIGLLVLVVVAFSILMPQIFWSASNFQSIASQMPVLGILALAMAMSMLCGGINLSIIATANACSLVMAWVATSYPPGVGTAVATLLAGGGAAVIIGLCNGVLIAGIRVSPILATLGMMTLLRGVNILVTGGSAIASYPEWVLWLNRAQWFGIPLPMWLFALVAAGLWIVLEKTPFGRAVYLIGANERATLYSGINTRRVLILVYILSALLCAVAAFLMMSKLNSAKASYGESYLLVSILAAVLGGVNPDGGSGRIIGMVLALFLLQTIESGFNMLGVSPYLTMALWGTLLLCFIQARGMLGLESTRV
- a CDS encoding ABC transporter permease, translating into MAELKKRQELWLALLIVIIVGFLSWKTSDFLTFGNLYDLANNYAMLTILACGLFVVLISGGIDISFPATTIIAQYGMVLVLQKIGGNFALAFLLAGGIGVLLGLVNALLVNRLRVPAIIITISTLNIFYGLLLWFSKGVWLYDFPPWFEHGLMLFTYTDAEGYDYGLGLPLLTMLAVVCLTGWLMNATTIGRQIYALGGSRESASRIGFSVLKLQLFVYGYMGLMSGAAGVVQSWTVMTVAPDSLLGYELTVLAAVVLGGTSLVGGRGTLTGTLLGVILLAVLQNGLNLLGVSSYWQTLITGVVIVTSISATAWSQHQNRSLL
- a CDS encoding sugar ABC transporter ATP-binding protein, yielding MEPFLSLNHISKTFHATRALDDIALAFMPGEVHCLAGQNGCGKSTLIKIISGVYRPDEGAEIRLGGRQYSRLSPAQSVASGIQVIYQDLSLFANLSVWENIAINHYHHGLLVNKKRLRQVAERAMASIHVSLPLEARVGELSIARCQLVAICRALAQDARLIIMDEPTASLTHQEVEGLLHIVRQLREKGICVVFVSHRLEEVMAVSDRISVLKDGQLVGTWPAAEITTRRLGFLMTGREFDYQVRELWQSRQSTPVLEVRKLSRAGEYQEVSLRVEAGEVVSIVGLLGAGRTELCLSLFGMTRPDSGEILINGQPVALRSNRDAIRHGVGYVSEDRMSRGLIMTQSIENNIISTVFGKVTGPGGLISRARSGELVARLVTALSIKTGDVQLPVNTLSGGNAQRVSIARWLAITPKLLILDSPTVGVDIANKAGIYHIISELASHGIAVLMICDEIDEAWYQSHRILVMQQGRITHSFLPDTSTREQIAEVVSG
- a CDS encoding autoinducer 2 ABC transporter substrate-binding protein, producing the protein MNKRWMVNVVSSLLLGSALISAPLCAQQKTLVNISKVDGMPWFNRMGEGVVQAGKEFNINASQVGPSSTDAPQQVKIIEDLIARKVNAITIVPNDANVLEPVFKKARDAGIVVLTNESPGQPSANWDIEIIDNQKFAAEYVEHMAKRMGGKGGYVIYVGSLTVPQHNLWADLLVKYQKEHYPDMHEVTRRMPVAESVDDARRTTLDLMKTYPDLKAVVSFGSNGPIGAGRAIKEKRAKKKVAVYGMMIPSQAASLIKSGDITEGITYDPATAGYALAAVASTLLNGQEIKPGFELKNLGAAEVDTDKRIIRFHKVLLVNKENIDSLY
- a CDS encoding type II toxin-antitoxin system ParD family antitoxin, with the protein product MTTSVSLSPYFEVFIREQIASGRYNNASEVIRAGLRALEEKEQQLKLDAMRRDVVAGMESGPGKEADEVFHRLSEKYRAMAGDKRDK